From the Candidatus Zixiibacteriota bacterium genome, the window CGGCGCGCGAAGCGCGAGAGACAGGCTTGCCTGTGCTTCGACTCCGCTCAGCATGAGGCTGTTGTGAGTGGCACTCAACAACGGCGCGCGAAGCGCGAGAGACAGGCTTGCCCGTGCTTCAACTCCGCTCAGCATGAGGTGATGAGTCACTCTTGATACTCCTGGAGTGTCTCTCAAGTTCTTCGTGGGTGCTGTACGTCCTCGTGTGCCACGTTGAAAAACCATCTCAAGTAGGTCGGAACCCCTGGTCCGAAGGACCGTCCTGAGCGTAGTCGAAGGGCGGGCTTCTCGAATCTGTCATTCCTGCGTAGGCAGGAATCCATCTTCTCGTACTTTTATGATCGTGTGGGTCTTCGTGGCCGAGTCCGAAGATTCGTCCACCACAAGCTTACGTCATCTTGATGACCTTGATCGCAGTCGAAGGGTGAGAGGTTAGACTCTGTGTTCACTCACACCCTAATCTCACAAAACAAACTCGACTCGTCCACTTCGTAGAGCTTCACTCCCGCATCGAGCCCTGAGGTCAGGACTCGGAATTGATCGGGGGAGACTGTCGTCGCCCGGAATCCATCCTTACACACGATCACCCCGTCGCCGGTGGCATCGTGGTCGATCTCTCCAAGCAGCCCGGCCTTTGCCTGCACCTCGAACCATTCCAGCCGATGTTCCCAAAAGCGCTCGGCATAGGTAGAGAACAACGCCACTCCACCCGGCCTGGTGATTCGAACAGCCTCTTGCATGAGTGCTCTTTGGTCAACGTGGAAGGCCGAGATACCGTTTTGGATGCAAACGACGACATCGAAACTGGCGGTGGCCAGGGCCGTGTCGACCGCGTCCATCTGAGCCAGTTGCAAATTGGATTGTTGTTCCAGCAATTCACGCGCCGTTGACAAACTGCCCCGCGATGTGTCGATGCCCAGGCAGTGGGTTGCTTTCTCGGCCAGGCGATTGAGCACTCGTCCATAGCCGCACCCGAGTTCCAGGACCGTGGATTGAGAACCGATAGAGCCCAGCACATGCTCGACTTCGGCCTTTAGATATTGCACGACTCTTGGTGGCGCCATGTCGTAACATCGCCTGAGCCGGTCGGCGGACAGTTTTTCATCGTAGTAGCCGGGCATGTTCTCATAATGTAGCTGACGGACAATTCACGCAAGCACTCAGTTTTTATGGCTCAGGCTCTTATCACAAACCATCTGTCGATTAGGCAGTGCGGCCTCAGAACTGGCAGACAACTCCCGCCAGAACGGCATTCGGCGCGCGTCATTATGGCAGGTTTTTGTGGCGTCGGGTTTGAGCTAAAACATTAACGTGTTAACAGATGGGCATTTATGCCTGTTGGCACGCGGCTTGCATATACAATGGGCAGCGACAAAAGAAAAAAGCAAACTGAAAGGAGATTCAAAATGACGTACTTAGTAGCTCACAACCGGATGGCCAGAGAGATGGATCGGGTATTTGGCTCACTGTTTGGCAGCCAGGCTCACACCTCAACTGAAGCCGACGAGTTCACGCCGAGGGTCAATATCGTCGAGACTGAGAACGATGTCTCGCTAACCTTTGAAGTTCCCGGTCTCGAAAAGGGTGACATCAAAGTCACCGTTACTGATGGTGTCCTCACCGTCACAGGTGAACGCAAGTCCGAATCCACCGAGGACGGCCAGAGCATTGTCCGCAACGAATTCAGCTTCGGCAAGTTCAGCCGCTCGTTCACCCTGCCGGACAACTACGATGCCGGAAAAGTCGCAGCCGACTACAAGAACGGCTTGCTGGAAGTAACGCTTCCGCGCAAGGAGGAGACCAAGCCGAAAGAGATCGAAGTCAAGGTAGGTTGAACCGCACAGCCGGTATGACTGAACGAAGTGACAAGAATCAGAAGGCCGGCTCGTTCGAGTCGGCCTTCTGTGCGAAAGGAATAAAGGTAATGTTATGTCGAGAATAATCGGAATCGATCTTGGGACCACCAACAGTGTGGTATCCGTTATCGAAGCAAACGAACCGACTGTAATCGCCAACTCAGAGGGTGGTCGCACGACCCCGTCGGTGGTTGCGATAAATAGTAACGGCGAACGACTGGTCGGCACGGTGGCCAAGCGTCAGGCAGTGACCAATCCGCTGAACACAGTGTTTTCTATCAAGCGCTTTCTCGGGCGACGATTCGACGAAGTGCGCGAAGAGATCAAGAACTACCCATACAAAGTGAAAGCCAACGGCAAAGGCGAACCGGTCGTGGAAATGGGCGGCAGCGACCATGCCCCAAGCGAGATTTCGGCCATGGTTCTGTCCAAGATGAAAAAAACGGCCGAGGAGTATCTTGGCCACGCCGTCAAAGAAGCTGTGATTACGGTTCCGGCCTACTTCAATGACAGCCAGCGTCAAGCGACCAAAGACGCCGGGCGGATCGCCGGACTGGATGTCAAACGAATCATCAACGAACCAACCGCGGCCGCCCTGGCTTACGGTATGGACAAGAAGAAGAAAGGCAAAGTGGCTGTCTACGATCTCGGTGGCGGGACTTTTGATATCTCCATCCTTGAACTTCAAGAGGGAGTTTTCGAGGTTCTATCTACAAACGGTGACACCCATCTCGGCGGCGATGATTTCGATAAGCATATCATCGACTGGCTGGTTGACGAGTTCAAGAAGTCCGACGGTATCGACCTGTCCAAGGACCCGACGGCGCTCCAGCGTCTGAAAGAAACGGCCGAAAAAGCCAAGATCGAACTGAGCTCAACAGTGCAGACGACTATCAATCTGCCGTTCGTGACCGCCGACGCTTCCGGTCCGAAGCACTTGAACATCATGCTGTCCCGGGCCAAATACGAACAGTTGGTGGATGATCTCTTGCAGCGGTCGATGAAACCGGTCGCACAGGCGTTGACCGACGCCAATCTCAAGATCAACCAAATCGATGACGTAATTCTGGTCGGCGGTATGACGCGGATGCCAAAGGTACGCGAGTTGGTCAAAGAGTTCTTCGGTGTCGAACCGAACCGTTCCGTTAACCCGGACGAAGTGGTGGCCCTGGGCGCCGCTATTCAGGGCGGCGTGCTCTCAGGCGATGTCAAGAGCGTCCTGCTGCTCGATATTACCCCGTTGTCGCTGGGTATCGAGACTCTTGGCGGCGTGATGACTCGACTGATCGAACGCAACTCTACTATCCCGACCAAAAAGGCGCAGGTTTTTTCGACCGCGGCGGACAACCAGCCGCAGGTTGATATCCATGTCCTTCAGGGTGAGCGTGAAATGTCGGTAGATAACAAATCTATCGGGCGGTTTGCGCTGGCCGGAATACCACCGGCGCCGCGCGGCATGCCGCAGATTGAGGTGACGTTCGATATCGATGCCAACGGAATTCTCAATGTTTCGGCCAGGGACCTCGCCACCGGTCAGGAACAGAACGTCCGTATCGAGGCATCCTCCGGCCTGTCCGAGGCGGACATTGACAAGATGATTGATGACGCCAAGGCGCATGAGGCCGATGACAAGGAAAAGAAACGCCATGTAGAAACCCGCAACCAGGCCGACCAGGCTGTCTTCCAGAGCGAGAAACAGCTCAAGGAGTATGGTGACAAACTTTCCGATGACAACAAGGGAAAACTTCAAGCGGCTACCGACCGGGTTAAACAGGCGTTAGAGTCGAACAATAACGCCGAGATAGCATCCTCGTCCGAAGCATTGAACCAGTTGTGGCAGCAGGCGTCGGCTGAGATGTATCAACAGGCGCAGCCGGGACCGTCGGCAGAAACATCGCAGGCAGGTGACAACGGCGCATCCGGTACCTCTGGCTCCGATGAGAACATTGTCGATGCTGAGTTCGAGGAGGTGAAGCACACATAAATGTGTCTTTGGCGCTTCGCGCGCCCGTTAACAGACGGGTGGCTCACGACTGGCGGCAAGGAGCGGATGAAGACCCATGCTGCTCACAGATTGGTGGGCCACCCTGCCTCATGGTGAGCGGAGTCGAACCATGAACCGTCGCTTGACCGAAGGACGTTGAACCGGTACACTGCTAACGAACTTGTAGGGCGGGTCCGTCTTCGCCTGCGCGCCGCGGCGTGAACCCGCCGATAGAAAGACCCGGCTTGACCGGGTGGCAGGTCTGAAGACAGACCTGCCCTACGAGGAGTGACAAAAGGATTGTGATGAATCTGTGAGCAAGGATTTCTACGACATACTCGGCGTGAACGACTCGGCCTCGGCCGATGAGATCAAAAAGCAGTTCCGCAAACTGGCCATGAAATACCACCCCGATCGTAACCATGGCGACAAAGCGGCCGAAGACAAGTTCAAGACGATCTCCGAAGCATACGAGACGCTCTCCGATCCGAAGAAGAAACAAGAGTACGACACCATGCGCAAGTATGGTGCTTTCACCGGCGCTGGTGCCGGCGGTGGGGGACAGGCGGACTTTTCACAGTTCTTTCGGCAGGGTGGTCCGCGGGGCGGCGGTTTTCAGACCTTTCGTTCCGGTGGTCTTGATGGCCTGGACGGATTTGAGGATATTCTGAACTCGCTGTTCGGTGGTGGGGGAGGTGGAAGTGCCGAGTTCAGTTTTTCCACCGGCGGACGACCGAAGAGAGGGCGTGGCCGCCAACAAAGACAACAAAACCAGCAAGGCGTACCGAACCTTGAAGCATCGGTGGCGATTGGATTCATGGAAGCGGTGCAGGGCACCACGCGTGAATTAACGCTTCAGCCAATCGGCCGCAAGCTCAAAGTCAAGATACCGGCCGGGATCAATAACGGCGGTAAGATTCGTCTGCGTGGTCAGGGGCAGCCCGATCCATACACAGGACAAAACAGCGACCTCATAATAACGGTGAATGTCATGCCGGATAAAGATTTCGAACGCAAGGGAAACGATGTATACACTAAAGTGAAAGTGTCGTTCAAAGATGCTATCCTTGGCACCACAGTTGGCGTTAAGACATTGACAAAGAGAGTATCCTTGACACTCAGACCGGGTACCCAGCCGGGGACACTGATGCGATTGAAAGGTCTCGGCCTCGCAGTCGGCAACAAGACCGGCGACTGCTATGTTCGCATCGACGTCGAGATACCTGAGACAATCACGGACGAGCAGAGGAAGGTTCTTGAAGAGTGGGAGGGGTAAGTATGTGATACTGGTGCTCGAATGACGCTATGAAAAGGACTTGAATAGTGTTATATTGGGAAGTGAGAAAGGACTGTAATGAGTGACTTAACAGAAGACTTGATTCAAGGGCAGGTAGGTAATGAACCACTTATGGCCTATCCTTGGAAACCACATGCAGATAGGCTGATATTATGGGCGAAGGGGAAGAGTGAAACACATTGTGCATTCGCGTTTGACTTTCTCATGAGCCTGGCCTATGTCGACACCATTTCTGATATTCAGAGGCATTTCAAGGTTTATGAAGGTTTGCCTGCACCCTATTCGATGCACTTTGGGTTCATAAACCTGTGTGCACCCCTGTTCATAGAGAAAGGTGCATGGTTCTATCAGAAAGCAGCAAAACCACAGTCGGGCGCAATTGGTAAATTGACAAGCGAAATTGTCCTGCGATTCATTGAATTGGTCTTTCCTAATCTCACTAGAGTTAGGGCAGTTGGGGGCGTTGGAAGCGCAGATGCTGTACTGAGGCATGCCGATGGCCGGACGATTCTATGTGAAGTAAAAGCTTCCCCTCTTACAACATTTCCATTTCTACTCTCCAGCCCCACAAGGCAATCTGATGCGACTCCCAACAAGCTCACACGAACACAGATTCAAGACCTCGATAGTGCTCTCTATATGCATTGTCAAGAACTCATCCCGTTGGGAAGACCGAAGGATGATCTTTGGCCATTTTGTTCTGCTGTCAACTTCATCGTGGAGGAATGCAACAGAAGTAAAGTCGATCTCTTTGTTGAGACCTGGCAACAGATACGAGAAGCCTATATCAAAAGAGATCGAGGCTCCAAGTATTATTATGTTGCCAACGCATCCGGACATCCACCAAAGAATGCAAAGGAGGATTTTGACTGGCCAGCTCGAGAGTCTGTAAGTGATTCCAAGACAAGTGCTGGCATGGATCGGACGGACGACATCAAGAAAGGAATATACCAAACTTTCAAGCTGAGCGTAGATGCTAATCGCCGGTTTGCCAAATATGGTATTAAAACGGCATTGATCTCCAATCTTCCGGCGTACCGGCACGGCGAGGACTATGTCGAACCATTCTACGACATATATTGGGGATATGAAGCTTCGTTTGTAAAAGAGAAATCTGGACATTATAAGTGTCAGGAAGATGATTTGAAGCGCCCCTTTGATTATATTATTGCCCTAGAGGATGCTTTCCTCAGAAACGACCTTGTATGATCCATAATCACATCACACGGCAATATAGTGGAGTTGTGCTTGAGCGTATCAAGCATCTGGCTCCGGGTGGGAAGATGGGGGACTTACCAGAACATCTTCAACACGAGAGCTTCATACGGACAGGTTCCAAGAAGACCGGTGGTCCTAACATGCGATTACTGCGCCTCGAAATGGACAAGCCAAGTCTCACAGTCACGGCATATGTCTTTAACAAGTTTGTTCATCCAGTCGAGGATCGATACATAACGCCCAGGGAGGCTGCGTGTCTTCAAGACTTTCCAGATGATTGGGTCTTCGTTGGCAGTCTAGGTGAAGTTCACCATCAGATAGGAAACGCGGTTCCTGTCAATCTTGCAGAGGCATTGGCTCGTTCGGTTGCACAGTTCTTGGAAGGGAGAGGAATTGTCGGTGATGTTGCGATCGCTTCCTACTTTTGTGGAGCTGGGGGACTTGACCTTGGTTTCGAACGCGTATCTTCTGGCTTAGTAAGATTCAGGACAGAGTTTGCCACGGATATTGACAAGGCCTGCGGGAATACAATCGAAGTCAACCGCCCTAGTTGGAATTTCTTTCTCGGTGATATTACTAAATTCTCAGGAGAAGCGGTCCTAGATCACATGGGAGGCAACCCAGTCGTGGTTATTGGTGGACCACCTTGTCAGCCTTTCAGTGTGGCTGGGAAACAGAAGGCAACAACCGATCCGTTGGGACAGCTTTATCGAGATTATATCGAGCACGTCTCCATTCTGAATCCGGAAGTAGTAATCTTGGAAAATGTGTATGGGTTGAGACAGGTGAAAAGCTCCAACGTTCTTCTGGAGATAAACTCGGCTTTCGCTGGAATCGGGTACCAAGTGAAGCATCTGGAGTTACTAGCGGCAGACTATGGCACGCCTCAAATGCGACGAAGGCTGATATTCGTGGCGACAAGAGGCACGAATGATTTTGTGTTTCCAACACCGACCCATTCTGCTGAGGCAAACATCTTTGGAAATACTGTTTATGCCGGCGCCGGATCATCTTTTGCTCACCTACCCGAGGCTACTAGTATTGACAGTCTGCCAGCTCGGAAGATGTCGCTACCACTTGTTCATCTACGCTCCCTAGCCTGAGCTTTTCTCGAGAATAACTAATATGCACCAGCGTTTTAGCACGCGGACCTTAGCCTACGGCCCCGCCTCACTCGTCTCTAACTCCCCTTTGACAAGCGCTTTGAAGTGTTGGATGCAGCTGGAAAATAAGCCTTCGGCGAGAAAACGGGGAAGACCGTTCGCGCTGATCGATAACTCGAAAAGGACAATCTCGGAACCGCCATCGAAATATGAAACCATCACGGTCGGTATGAAACGGGTATCATCATCAATGTAAAACGTCGGCAGTAGAGACCCATCGAACGCAGTCACAGAATCAACGGGTGTGATTGTTAACATGCCGCCATAGTGTTCGCGAATGGCAGCGGTGTCGGCAGTGACCACAGAATCAAAAGCGTTCGTACCCAAAGTGAAGATCGTTACGCCGACCAGAGCACCAGCGTCTTTGTACTCATCCGTCTCTGCAATAAATGCAAAGGAGTAGCCATCATCGTTGGCCTCTTCTGTGATCAATTTCATATTCGGCGGCGGGTTAAAGACATAGGCCAGGTTGACACCTTCGAAGAACGCCGTGTTGCTGTCGAGCGTGAAGTGTTGATCGGCGTATGCCGGTCCTGACGCAACGAACAAGAAAACCAGAATTGCCCAGATCAGTCTCATTCTCATAGTATCGGCATCTCCGAGCAGGTGGTTCACAGTCGCTGATCCCGTAGGGCGTCCGCCGTGGCGGATTAGCGGTTCCGCCATCGGGTTGCGGCAGAACCAGAAGCGGTTCTGCCCTACGAGATAAGGACTCATGCTTCGACTGCGCTCAGCATGACACGTGTCAACTCTGCGTTTTCAATTGGGCTGCGGCGGAGCTTGTCTCCGCCGCCCACAGGTGCACCAGACAGCGAGTAGGGGCAGACAGGGACGTCTACTGGCCACGGTACGCCCTCTAAAGCCTTGCGACAGGTGGGTTCCGCTGTGGACGCCGATGATCCCACCCGACGCAAAGCCTCTGCGTGGGGTACCGGTGATAAATCACTTTTTGCCCTTAGCGCTATGCGACTTCTGCGTGGGGTGGCCGTCTCAAACCTTGTTTGGGGCGGATATCGAAAACCACCCCCAAACCGGATTTGAGGGTGCCAGCCGTGCCTGGAAAGGGAGGTCGATCAAGTCTGGTTCGGTGCGTATTCGTTGTAGACGACAGGCCAAAAAGTTGGATCGAATACTTGATGCCGCCGGTATTTGTAATTATCATACCGGCCCTTGACGGGAGCCTCGATGAGGCTGGATGAAAAACAAGATGAGTTAACAATAGAGAAACGAGGTTTCGTATGGCAGGAATTGTCGGCTACGGCGCCCATGTACCCCGACACCGGATCAAGGTCGAAGAGATCGCCAAGGTGTGGGGAGCGGACGCCCCCAGCTACAAGAAAGGTCTGATGCTGCGGGAGAAATCGGTCCCGCCGCCGGACATGGACACAATCACACTTTCGGTTGAGGCAACGCGCCGCGCTCTGATTCGCGCGCAGAATGTCGACCCGAAAGATATCGGTGCCATCTATATCGGCTCGGAATCGCATCCGTATGCGGTCAAGCCGTCAGGCACCACGGTGGCCGAGGCGATTGGCGCAACACCGGACATTCATTGCGCCGATTTTGAGTTTGCCTGCAAAGCGGGCTCGGAAGCCATGTTCGTGGCCATGAGTCACGTCGATGCCGGGCACATGGATTACGCTCTTGGTATCGCGGCAGATACGTCGCAGGGTGCGCCGTCGGACGCGCTTGAGTTTTCAGCTGCCGCAGGTGCGGCCGCCTTCATTATGGGTAAAGAAAACTTGATCGCTGAATGTGTCGACACGCATTCATACATGACCGACATGCCGGATTTTTGGCGGCGTGAACATGAGTTCTACCCGCAGCACGCCGGACGGTTCACCGGTGAGGAAGCATACTTTGCAACTACCAAGGGTGCATCGAATGCGTTGTTGAAAAAGTCGGGCATGAAACCGGCCGATTTCAAGTACGCGATCTTCCATCAGCCGAACGGTAAGTTCCCACAGCGCGTCTCCCGCGAACTCGGGTTTACGCAGGAACAGATCGATCCGGGTTGGCTTGCGCCTCGGTTGGGCAACACCTACTCGGGTGCATCGCCGATAGGGCTGTCGGCCACGCTTGACGTATCCGATCCGGGCGACATGATTTTCATGTGTTCTTACGGTTCCGGCGCCGGTGCGGATTCTTTCATTTGGAAAGTGACCGACCGCATCAACGAAGTGCGCGATCTGACCGTGCGCACGCACAAACTGTTGGATGAAAACGTGACTTATATCGACTACGGCACCTACGCCAAGTTCCGTCACAAAATCAAAAAGAACTATTAAGGAGGTGATTCTACGATGAGAGATGTTTGTATCGTCGGCGCCGGCATGAGTAAGTGGGGAGAAGTATGGCGTCGTTCGTTTAGGCAGTTGTTTGTTGACGCTGCCACCGCTGCGATCAAGGACTCCGGCGTGGATCACCTTGATTCGCTTTATGTCGGATGTATGTCCGGCGGCTTGTTCGCGCAGCAGGAGCATGTTGGCGCTATCTGCGCCGACTATCTCGGCATGGCCGGACTTCCCGCGATGCGGGTCGAGTCGGCTTGTGCATCGGGTGGTATGGCATTGCGTGCGGCCTTTATCGAAGTCGGTTCCGGTGTGTCCGATATCGTCATGGCTTCCGGTCTTGAGAAAATGACCGACGTTGACGGCGACGGCGCCACGGCTGCCCTGGCCGGCGCCGCCGATCAGGAGTACGAAGTGTTCCACGGCGCGACATTCCCCGGTCTGTATGCTATGATGGCGCACGCCCACATGGCCAAGTACGGCACGACCAGTGAAATGATGGCCGCCGTTGCGGTGAAGAACCATCACAACGGTGCAATGAATCCGGTCGCGCAGTATCCGTTTGAGATTACTGTCGAAGGCGTGTTGAACTCCGTTATGGTGGCCGATCCGCTGCACATTCTGGATTGTTCACCGATCACCGACGGTGCCGCGGCCGCTATAGTGACCACCGAAGAGATCGCCAAGAAGCTCGGCAAGCCATACGTCAAGATCATCGGGTCCGGTGTCGCTACCGACACAATTGCGTTGGCCCAGCGTGATGACATGACCACGATCAAGGCCGCCACGATCGCAGCCGACCGGGCGTTCAAGATGGCCGGTAAGAAACTCTCCGACGTACAGTTTACCGAAGTGCACGACTGTTTCACGATTTCCGAGTTGGTCATTCTCGAATCACTCGGTTTGTATGAACCGGGCAAAGCGGGTCCGGCGACTCTGGCCGGCGAGACGGCGCTGGACGGCAAGTTCCCGGTTAACTCATCCGGTGGACTCAAGTGCAAGGGGCATCCGGTAGGTGCTACCGGTGTGGCTCAGGCTATCGAGGTTTTCAAACAGTTGACCGGACAAGCCGAAGGTGGGCGACAGATCCCCGGCTCGCCCAAGGTCGGAATGACTCACAACATGGGCGGCTCCGGCGCGTCTTCCGTTGTTCACATCATGGAGGTGGCGTAATGACTATGTTTAGCTCGCGCAGTTGGCGGGAGTTCCCGCAGCGCTACCGTCTGGAAGCGTCGAAATTCAAAAAGAGCGGCAAGACGTATTATCCGCCGCGCGATGTCGAGCCGGTAACGGGTGACACCGAACAGGAAATCGTTCGGCTGCCCGACATCGGCAAGGTTGTTACCTACACGGTCATTCGCATTGCGCCGGGGCAGTGGGGCGATGAAGGGCCCTACGCGCTGGCCATTGTCGAACTGACCGATGGTACGCGCTTGATGGCACAGATGACTGACTGCAATGTCGACGAAGTCAAGATCGGCATGGAGGTGCGGATGGAGTTCCGTCGCATCCAAGCCGAGGGCAGCGCCGGTGTTTTGAGTTACGGCCACAAAGCCGTCCCGAAGTGGTTTTGATTTAGTGTCACCCCGGCGAAGGCCGGGGTCCATCTTTTCTTGTAGGGTGGGTCCGTTTTCGGACCCGCCGTTTTTGTGGCACCCCGGACTTGATCCGGGGTCCAGTCTTGTAGGTCAGGAACTTTGTGCTTCTGACTTTCTTTTGTGGACGCTGAGACATGCCGGTCTGGACAATGGAACCGTCTGGCGTACGGTTCTGAATCTCAATAGATCTTCTTCAGGTTCGGGCAAGGTGAGACCGAACCGCTAAGACTGGGTTCAAAACAGCAACACAATTATGCCCGACCAAAATAGAATTGTGTATATGAGGTTTGCGATTAGCACCTTCAGTTCTTGCACAAAACTGGTTTGGATGGCGTTTCGAAGTTGGATGTTTCCAGCCTTCTGCTGTCTCGCAACTTCCAGGATTTTCTGGAAACCCCATATGTAGAACTCGATT encodes:
- a CDS encoding class I SAM-dependent methyltransferase, with the protein product MPGYYDEKLSADRLRRCYDMAPPRVVQYLKAEVEHVLGSIGSQSTVLELGCGYGRVLNRLAEKATHCLGIDTSRGSLSTARELLEQQSNLQLAQMDAVDTALATASFDVVVCIQNGISAFHVDQRALMQEAVRITRPGGVALFSTYAERFWEHRLEWFEVQAKAGLLGEIDHDATGDGVIVCKDGFRATTVSPDQFRVLTSGLDAGVKLYEVDESSLFCEIRV
- a CDS encoding Hsp20/alpha crystallin family protein, encoding MTYLVAHNRMAREMDRVFGSLFGSQAHTSTEADEFTPRVNIVETENDVSLTFEVPGLEKGDIKVTVTDGVLTVTGERKSESTEDGQSIVRNEFSFGKFSRSFTLPDNYDAGKVAADYKNGLLEVTLPRKEETKPKEIEVKVG
- the dnaK gene encoding molecular chaperone DnaK, whose amino-acid sequence is MSRIIGIDLGTTNSVVSVIEANEPTVIANSEGGRTTPSVVAINSNGERLVGTVAKRQAVTNPLNTVFSIKRFLGRRFDEVREEIKNYPYKVKANGKGEPVVEMGGSDHAPSEISAMVLSKMKKTAEEYLGHAVKEAVITVPAYFNDSQRQATKDAGRIAGLDVKRIINEPTAAALAYGMDKKKKGKVAVYDLGGGTFDISILELQEGVFEVLSTNGDTHLGGDDFDKHIIDWLVDEFKKSDGIDLSKDPTALQRLKETAEKAKIELSSTVQTTINLPFVTADASGPKHLNIMLSRAKYEQLVDDLLQRSMKPVAQALTDANLKINQIDDVILVGGMTRMPKVRELVKEFFGVEPNRSVNPDEVVALGAAIQGGVLSGDVKSVLLLDITPLSLGIETLGGVMTRLIERNSTIPTKKAQVFSTAADNQPQVDIHVLQGEREMSVDNKSIGRFALAGIPPAPRGMPQIEVTFDIDANGILNVSARDLATGQEQNVRIEASSGLSEADIDKMIDDAKAHEADDKEKKRHVETRNQADQAVFQSEKQLKEYGDKLSDDNKGKLQAATDRVKQALESNNNAEIASSSEALNQLWQQASAEMYQQAQPGPSAETSQAGDNGASGTSGSDENIVDAEFEEVKHT
- a CDS encoding J domain-containing protein, which translates into the protein MSKDFYDILGVNDSASADEIKKQFRKLAMKYHPDRNHGDKAAEDKFKTISEAYETLSDPKKKQEYDTMRKYGAFTGAGAGGGGQADFSQFFRQGGPRGGGFQTFRSGGLDGLDGFEDILNSLFGGGGGGSAEFSFSTGGRPKRGRGRQQRQQNQQGVPNLEASVAIGFMEAVQGTTRELTLQPIGRKLKVKIPAGINNGGKIRLRGQGQPDPYTGQNSDLIITVNVMPDKDFERKGNDVYTKVKVSFKDAILGTTVGVKTLTKRVSLTLRPGTQPGTLMRLKGLGLAVGNKTGDCYVRIDVEIPETITDEQRKVLEEWEG
- the dcm gene encoding DNA (cytosine-5-)-methyltransferase, producing MLERIKHLAPGGKMGDLPEHLQHESFIRTGSKKTGGPNMRLLRLEMDKPSLTVTAYVFNKFVHPVEDRYITPREAACLQDFPDDWVFVGSLGEVHHQIGNAVPVNLAEALARSVAQFLEGRGIVGDVAIASYFCGAGGLDLGFERVSSGLVRFRTEFATDIDKACGNTIEVNRPSWNFFLGDITKFSGEAVLDHMGGNPVVVIGGPPCQPFSVAGKQKATTDPLGQLYRDYIEHVSILNPEVVILENVYGLRQVKSSNVLLEINSAFAGIGYQVKHLELLAADYGTPQMRRRLIFVATRGTNDFVFPTPTHSAEANIFGNTVYAGAGSSFAHLPEATSIDSLPARKMSLPLVHLRSLA
- a CDS encoding hydroxymethylglutaryl-CoA synthase: MAGIVGYGAHVPRHRIKVEEIAKVWGADAPSYKKGLMLREKSVPPPDMDTITLSVEATRRALIRAQNVDPKDIGAIYIGSESHPYAVKPSGTTVAEAIGATPDIHCADFEFACKAGSEAMFVAMSHVDAGHMDYALGIAADTSQGAPSDALEFSAAAGAAAFIMGKENLIAECVDTHSYMTDMPDFWRREHEFYPQHAGRFTGEEAYFATTKGASNALLKKSGMKPADFKYAIFHQPNGKFPQRVSRELGFTQEQIDPGWLAPRLGNTYSGASPIGLSATLDVSDPGDMIFMCSYGSGAGADSFIWKVTDRINEVRDLTVRTHKLLDENVTYIDYGTYAKFRHKIKKNY
- a CDS encoding thiolase domain-containing protein, with the translated sequence MRDVCIVGAGMSKWGEVWRRSFRQLFVDAATAAIKDSGVDHLDSLYVGCMSGGLFAQQEHVGAICADYLGMAGLPAMRVESACASGGMALRAAFIEVGSGVSDIVMASGLEKMTDVDGDGATAALAGAADQEYEVFHGATFPGLYAMMAHAHMAKYGTTSEMMAAVAVKNHHNGAMNPVAQYPFEITVEGVLNSVMVADPLHILDCSPITDGAAAAIVTTEEIAKKLGKPYVKIIGSGVATDTIALAQRDDMTTIKAATIAADRAFKMAGKKLSDVQFTEVHDCFTISELVILESLGLYEPGKAGPATLAGETALDGKFPVNSSGGLKCKGHPVGATGVAQAIEVFKQLTGQAEGGRQIPGSPKVGMTHNMGGSGASSVVHIMEVA
- a CDS encoding Zn-ribbon domain-containing OB-fold protein is translated as MTMFSSRSWREFPQRYRLEASKFKKSGKTYYPPRDVEPVTGDTEQEIVRLPDIGKVVTYTVIRIAPGQWGDEGPYALAIVELTDGTRLMAQMTDCNVDEVKIGMEVRMEFRRIQAEGSAGVLSYGHKAVPKWF